DNA sequence from the Nitrospirota bacterium genome:
AATCGATTCAAGTCTTCATTGGAACGTTTCAGTTCATCCGATAAATGCTTCAATTCCTGCTCAGTATGTTTGCGTTCCGAGATATCTTCGATCAAACCATCATATCTTATTAATGCTCCATCTTCATTATAGTATGGAGCCAAGGTGTTACGAATCCAGATTAATCCTCCATCTCGACGTATTATCCGGTGTTCTATTGGAAAAACCTTCTTGCCCACCATAATCTCTTTGATTGTGTTTTCAACAATTGTCTTATCGTCTGGATAGATCATCGAGTACCATAAATGAGGATCAGATTTAAATTCCTCTCTGCTGTAACCAGTTATTGGCAGACATCCTATGCTGTGCTCGCTATAAATTACATTACCTTTGCTTACCTGAACTGAATAAGTATATACAGTTACTGCTTCGACCATTTTTTTGTAACGCTTTTCGCTTATTTCAAGCGCACCCTGCATTCTCTCGCGAACTTCTATTTCAGCTTTCAATTTATCATTTAAGCTTTGAAGTTCTAGATTATTTTTTTTGAGTTAGGCTGTACGATCTTCTACTAATCCCTCAAGGTGATGATAGTATTTTTTTAATTCTTCCTCAGTGGAGAACTTTTGAATTGCTTCGCCAATGAGAGGAGACATTGACTCAAGGAATTCCACCAGCGTCAAAGTCACCATTCCTTCCTTTTTGTCTGCAATATGGATTGCACCAAGTATTTGCTCCTGGTAACGAATTGGGATAACAGCAACAGAAGTAAATCCATTCAATACGCAAACGCCTCTAAATCTTGCTTGCTCCTCTTCTGGAAGTTCACCGACAAACTTCATTGTATTATCAGATCGGAAAGAACCAAATGGCGTCATAGCAGAAATGTCTTGCAGTTCTGGTTTCCCCAATATTACACGGATGCAAGCACATTGATGATCTCTGACTGAAAGCCAGTTTTCAGATTCCCAGAATTCCTTACTAAAGCCAACATATGACTCATAAGGTATCTTGCCATATATGTCTAGTATTCTGATCCCCACGCAGCAACAGCCGCTCCAGCTGTGGATCAACTCTACTACAGAGTCGAGATACTCTTTTCGGGAGGATTTTCTTGTGAATAGTTTCAGAAGGGCATTGGTAGATCTCACTTGATTTTCAGACCCTTTACGCAGAGCAATTTCATTCAACAATGCTTCATTTACTATTGTCAAATCAGCGGTACGTTCTTTAACTTTTATCTCTAATTCATCATGTGCTTTCCGCAATGCTTCTTCCGCTTTCTTGCGTTCGCTGATATCAATTACTGAAGTCCTGCATACGTTATTGTGATAGGAATCATTTATCATTATGCTCTCCAACTGCGCGTAAAACTCACCCGCTTTTCTCCTTAGTCTTATTTCACATGTCCGCCGGTCTTCACCTTTAAAAACTTGCTGAAGGTGCAGATCAAATATATTCTTGTCTTCGATAGGGATATAGGTTCGGAATGGTTTGTCAATAAGAAGGCTCCTTTTTACACCTAACTCAGATGCGGCGGTAAGGTTTACTTCCAGTATCAGCCCGTTTTTGTCAAAGGTAAAATAGCCGACAGGGGCAAAGTCATAGAGGTCAGAATATCTGCGTCTTGATTCTTCAAGTTCTGCCTGTGCTTTACGAAGTTCGTCATTCTGCATCTCCAGCTCTATCTGATGAACCTGCAGTTCATGGATCAACTGCTGTGTATCGCTATCAGACATTACCCCATGTTGGGCTGTTTGAGATTTTAGTTTCTCCTCTGCTCTTTTGCGAAGTTCGGAAGGATTTTTCTGTCCTGTTTTTTTTGATTTCATACGAAACTTTCTTCCTGTTTACTATCCAGCTGCTTCTGTATCCTCTTTCGCTGTAATATCCTCAATAGCAAGAAGAATAAGCTTGCGCTGGCCGGGACTATCAACAACACGCGCATTCAGAAGCATCTTCTTCTGCCCTATGACTGGGAATTGGTGAGTGACTTTGAAGTCATTGAATGAATTCCTCTTCGGAATAATCTCATCCAGCAGTTCATGGAGTTTAGGTATATCCCACTGGCCGTTTCCAAGGTTGTAGACAAGTATGTTTTCAGTCTCTTCCGGAGAAGTTTTGAAGGTCTTATAGAAAGACCTGTTTGCTGATACTACTTTCAGACGCTCATCAAGGATCACAAGGGAATCACGAACAGTATTAAGTATACTCTCGGCAAAGATCCTTGCAGATTCTCCCATCTGCTCTGCCTTTTTGCGCTCGCTTATATCCATAAACGCAATAACAACCCCGTCAATGGTATTTTCAATTGTCCTATATGGCAAAATGCGCATGGAATACCAGTTGCTGTTTTCGGTCTCAACCTCGAACTCCCGTTTTTGTAAATCCTTCAGCACTGTCCGGACTTCCTGAGAGACATTAACAAATGGAATTTTTGAGGTGATGTCACTGATAGGACGGCCTGCATCTTCCTGAATAAGGTTAAAGAAGTTTTTCATGGCAGGTGTAAACCGCTTGATCCTGAGATTATTGTCCAGGAAGATGGTACCGATGTCTGTACTTGCAAGAAGGTTGTTGATATCGCTGTTGGCCTGCACCAACGCCTCTATCTTATCCTGAAGCTCTGTGTTTACGGTAACCAGTTCCTCATTGGTCGATTGCAGCTCCTCCTTGGAGGTTGCCAGCTCTTCATTGGTGCTCTGCAATTCCTCATTCGTTGACTGCAGTTCCTCATTTGCCGATCTCAGCTCTTCGTTGGTTGTCTGCATTTGCTCAACAGTTGCCTGTAGATACTCTTTTGTTGACCGGAGCTCGTTTTCAAGGCTTGACACCCTCAGATCATTTTTTGCATCCCTGGAAGTCTTTTTCTTCTTCACGCCTTTTTCCTCGGGAAATGTTTTCTCTTCAAATATGACCACCTTGATTTTCTGTTTCAGGTCCGGCTGCAATATCGTTCGCACTACTATCTCAACAGTCTGATAGCCTTCTTTCTGTTTTATCCGGAACGTTTCCCGGAGAACAGTCTCTTTTTGTCTTGCGGACTTGCTGAGCAATGCGCTGATCTGATAGCGAAGGTCTTCGCGCACCATTGCAATGAGGTTAAAGCTTGGTTCACCGGCTGGCTGAGTCAGGTACCGGTCAGTTGATCCCTGAAAATAGAGGATGTTATATTCTTCATCAATGAAAACACACGGTGGAGCATATTCGTCAAGGATAAGCCTTTCTGCAATTTCCCGCATATTTATCTCTTTAAGAACAGTCTGTCCCGGTTTTTTCATGTATTCCGGATGAGCATCAGCAGCAGGAGCATAAAGATAATCCGGAACCTTCCCGGCAAAAACGTCTTTGCGCTGGTATATTTTCCACTTTGTATCAACCGGTGAAAAAAGCCCGCTGAACTCTCCTATGCTCTCAGATGATCCCAGGAAAAGATACCCGTTCCGATTTAGAGTGTAATGGAATAACGGGATAATTTTCTTTTGGAGCACTGAATCCATGTAGATCAGGATATTTCTGCAGCTGACCAGGTCAAGTTTTGAAAAAGGAGGGTCTGAGATAATGTTCTGGACAGCAAAGACTACCATATCGCGGATCGTTTTCCTGATCCTGTACCCCCCGCCTTCCTTTATGAAGAACCTTACTAACTTTTCTGCCGGAATATCCGCTGAAATGCCTTCTGGGAACCTGGCAAAGCGGGCCTTTTCAATAGTCTCTCTGTTTATGTCTGTGGCAAAAATCTGGACATTCAGGCGTTTATTCAACCTCTCCATGGTTTCCTGAAAAAGCATCGCAATGGAGAATGGTTCTTCACCGGTGGCACAACCCGGAACCCAGACCCGCACTATAGAATCAGGTTTTTTATTTTCCACTATTGCCGGAATAATTTTTTTGCCGAGGACTTCAAATGCCTCATTGTCTCTGAAAAAACTGGTCACCTCGATAATGAGGTCTTTGAACAGGCTGTCCGCTTCAGCTGGTATTTCTTTAAGATACCGGACATAATTTTGGATATTGGTAATTTTGTGGAGAGCCATGCGGCGTTCTACTCTGCGGTGAACGGTATTCTGTTTGTAATGGCTGAAATCATGGCCGGTTCTGGACCTTACCAGCATCAAGACCTTCTGGATGGCGTCAAGATGCTCAGCGCCGACACGAGTCTTGTACCCTTTCACATAGGGTTGTTTTATGTACCCTATGAGTTCCTTCGGCATCTTTTCTGCCGGCAGAACATAGTCTACAAGACCTGTTTCTATGGCGCTCCTTGGCATACTGTCATACTGTGCCTGTTCCGGATTCTGAACCATTATCATTCCGCCGGAACCCTTGATCTCCTTGATACCCAGGGTTCCGTCTGATCCGCTTCCGGACAGGATGATGCAGACAGCATTCTCGCCCTGGTCCTCAGCCAGAGACCGGAAAAAATGGTTAATCGGAAGCCTTACAGGATGGGCTTCAACCGGATCTGTCAACTGGAGTTTGCCATTGAAGATGTTGATTTCCTTGTCAGGTTTATTGAGATACACAGAGTTGGGTTCAAGTGCTATACCGTCTTCTGCCTGTAATACCCTCATAGTGGTATGTCTCTTAAGAAGTTCATCCATAATGCTTTTGTGCTTGGGGTCTAAATGCTGGATAATAACAAAGGCTATGCCTGTTTCAGGCGGCATATGGGCGAAGAAAAGTTCCAGCGCCTCCAGCCCTCCGGCTGAAGCGCCGATTCCGACAAAAGGAAATCCTGATGCAGGCTTCTTAACTGCGGCAGCATATTCTGCAGAAGGTAGTTTTAATTTAGATCGGTCAGACAGTCCGCCGCGTTTTGGAGAAATGATTTTTGCAGATTTCTTGTCAGACAAAGCTCTTTTGGAAACAGAAGCGCTCTTTCTTACCGGAGCAGCTTTCTTTTTGCCCATCGTTAACCTTTTTATATTAATTTACATTTTTATATTAATTTACATTAAAATTGTAACAAAAAACATATTCATTAGCAATCTTTCGAATTGCCTCATCAAAAATCTATATGAAATTGATTCGTTGCCTCATTTAAAAATCTATACGAAAAATCAAGTACTGTCTCTGTCAGCAAGCTGGACGCAGGAATGCGGTCAGCGGTCAAAGAAAAACAGGCGGCGACTAAGACCCAGTAAAGCATATCCCCAAATAGAAGAAGCTCATACACATCTCAGAATTCATACCAAAAGCATGTCAGTATCTAAATTGCTTTCATATAGATTTTTGGTGAGGCAACGAATACCCATTTCGTATAGATTCCTACGTGAGGCAACAGGTCTTTCTTCACCCTATCACTGGAAACCTTGTATTGCGAGTTATTTTTGGTAATCAGCAGGGGACATAATTTTTTAAACGCTCATTTCTATGTAAATGCCTAGTTCTATCAGAATCTTACGTTTTGTTTATACCAGGAAGAATGTGAAAAAAGATTTAACAGTTTTTATGCATACAAATTCTGACTTGCACGTCTCATCACCTGCCAATTAAATGGTGCAGGCGGATTTCATTTTGCTTGCACTGAACACGGATAATTCCATAAACAGCACTCATTCAATGCCCGTTCGATGAATGGCTTGACCCCCTTGATTAGCAGCGTTTCTCGTGAGTTTGAATCTCACCCGCTACGTGTTTCCTGCATATAAAAGTATCCGCAGACGGCAGGCAGGCTCCTTACATTCCGAGGGCCTCGATAAGTCTCTTTTTCTGTTTTTCAATCACCTTCTGGCCGTGATCAAGGTTTTTCAGAATCTCCTTTTTTGCACTCTCGGAAAGATCCTTTCCCTGGTCAATGACATCCGAGACCTTATCCTTTACATCAACCGTAAAATCATTGATACTGTCTATCGCATCATTTACCAGATGGACTGTCTCCCGCTTAATGCGCCGTGCAGTCCTTGTGATATCTTTTCTGGTCTCTCTTCCTGATTTAGGTGCATACAGAATGGCAATGGCTGCACCGATAACTCCCCCGATCAGAAATGCTCCTGCGATCTTTTTATAGTCGTCGTCCATATCGACCTCCTTCAGGATGTATATGATAAAACTTTAACAGGTATGCGCGAGAGAGTCAACTTTTCCGGCGAAGCGCACACAGGGAAAGTCTTTGCTTTTTTGCGCATATTATATAATATGGTATTCATGACGGAAGAAAAGAAAAGCCTTGCGGACAAGTTAAAATCCCCGCAGTGGAGAATCACCATCGCGGTACTGGTGTTCTTTCTTTTCATGTACCTCTGGACAGTCTTTCTCAATCTCGAAGGCTCCCGGCAGCATTCCATCAGCTACAGCCAGTTCATGGCCCAGCTTGAAGCCGGCAACATCCGGTCCGTTACCATCAAAGACCTGCAGGTGACCGGGGATTTCATCAAGGAAATATCGGTGCCGCTTCCCGACCAGAAAACAACGATCACCATGAAAAAGTTTCAGACGTTTCTGCCTTCCTTTCAGGGTCAGGAGCTTCTGAAAAAACTCCAGGACAAGAACGTCATTGTCGATGTGGAACCTTCCGAGAAGGGGTCCCTCCTCTGGCAGTTTCTTATCGGTGTTCTGCCATGGGTAATCATTATCGGCGTATGGATTCTGATCATGAGACGGGCACAGCAGGTCCAGGGCGGTCCTGGCGGGCTCTTCACCTTTGGCGCAAGCAAGGCCAAACTCTTCGACGCAAAAAAAGTCAGTGTTACGTTCAAGGACGTTGCGGGCATGGAGAAAGTGAAGCAGGAACTCAGGGAGACGATAGAATTCCTGAAAGACCCCTCCAGATTCAAGAGACTGGGCGCAAATGTCCCGAGAGGGGTGCTTCTGGTCGGGCCTCCGGGAACAGGGAAAACCCTTCTGGCACGGGCCGTTGCAGGCGAGGCGGGCGTGCCTTTTTACAGCATAAGCGGTTCAGAATTCATCGAGATGTTTGTCGGGGTCGGGGCGTCACGCGTGCGGGACATGTTCAAGAAGGCGAAGGAATCTCAGCCGAGCATCATCTTTATCGATGAAATCGACGCGGTCGGAAGAACAAGAGGCGCAGGACTGGGAGGCGGCCATGATGAGCGTGAACAGACCCTCAACCAGCTTCTGAGCGCAATGGACGGGTTTGAATCGCATGAGGAGGTGATTGTGCTGGCTGCAACCAACAGGCCTGACGTGCTCGACCCGGCGCTGCTCAGGCCGGGACGATTCGACAGGCATGTCGTCATCGACAGGCCGGGCCTGAAAGAACGGAAGGCAATCCTTGAGGTACACACCGGCAAAAAAATTCTTGCGGACGATGTTGACCTTGAAAAAATCGCGCGGGGCACGCCGGGCATGACAGGTGCCGACCTCGAGAACATTACGAATGAGGCTGCACTTATCGCCATAAGAAGAGACAAGGAAAAAATCGATATGAGCGACTTCGAGGAAGCGCGGGACATCATCCTCATGGGTGCGGTGCGGGAGGAAACGAT
Encoded proteins:
- a CDS encoding PAS domain S-box protein; the protein is MKSKKTGQKNPSELRKRAEEKLKSQTAQHGVMSDSDTQQLIHELQVHQIELEMQNDELRKAQAELEESRRRYSDLYDFAPVGYFTFDKNGLILEVNLTAASELGVKRSLLIDKPFRTYIPIEDKNIFDLHLQQVFKGEDRRTCEIRLRRKAGEFYAQLESIMINDSYHNNVCRTSVIDISERKKAEEALRKAHDELEIKVKERTADLTIVNEALLNEIALRKGSENQVRSTNALLKLFTRKSSRKEYLDSVVELIHSWSGCCCVGIRILDIYGKIPYESYVGFSKEFWESENWLSVRDHQCACIRVILGKPELQDISAMTPFGSFRSDNTMKFVGELPEEEQARFRGVCVLNGFTSVAVIPIRYQEQILGAIHIADKKEGMVTLTLVEFLESMSPLIGEAIQKFSTEEELKKYYHHLEGLVEDRTA
- a CDS encoding chemotaxis protein CheB; translated protein: MGKKKAAPVRKSASVSKRALSDKKSAKIISPKRGGLSDRSKLKLPSAEYAAAVKKPASGFPFVGIGASAGGLEALELFFAHMPPETGIAFVIIQHLDPKHKSIMDELLKRHTTMRVLQAEDGIALEPNSVYLNKPDKEINIFNGKLQLTDPVEAHPVRLPINHFFRSLAEDQGENAVCIILSGSGSDGTLGIKEIKGSGGMIMVQNPEQAQYDSMPRSAIETGLVDYVLPAEKMPKELIGYIKQPYVKGYKTRVGAEHLDAIQKVLMLVRSRTGHDFSHYKQNTVHRRVERRMALHKITNIQNYVRYLKEIPAEADSLFKDLIIEVTSFFRDNEAFEVLGKKIIPAIVENKKPDSIVRVWVPGCATGEEPFSIAMLFQETMERLNKRLNVQIFATDINRETIEKARFARFPEGISADIPAEKLVRFFIKEGGGYRIRKTIRDMVVFAVQNIISDPPFSKLDLVSCRNILIYMDSVLQKKIIPLFHYTLNRNGYLFLGSSESIGEFSGLFSPVDTKWKIYQRKDVFAGKVPDYLYAPAADAHPEYMKKPGQTVLKEINMREIAERLILDEYAPPCVFIDEEYNILYFQGSTDRYLTQPAGEPSFNLIAMVREDLRYQISALLSKSARQKETVLRETFRIKQKEGYQTVEIVVRTILQPDLKQKIKVVIFEEKTFPEEKGVKKKKTSRDAKNDLRVSSLENELRSTKEYLQATVEQMQTTNEELRSANEELQSTNEELQSTNEELATSKEELQSTNEELVTVNTELQDKIEALVQANSDINNLLASTDIGTIFLDNNLRIKRFTPAMKNFFNLIQEDAGRPISDITSKIPFVNVSQEVRTVLKDLQKREFEVETENSNWYSMRILPYRTIENTIDGVVIAFMDISERKKAEQMGESARIFAESILNTVRDSLVILDERLKVVSANRSFYKTFKTSPEETENILVYNLGNGQWDIPKLHELLDEIIPKRNSFNDFKVTHQFPVIGQKKMLLNARVVDSPGQRKLILLAIEDITAKEDTEAAG
- a CDS encoding YtxH domain-containing protein codes for the protein MDDDYKKIAGAFLIGGVIGAAIAILYAPKSGRETRKDITRTARRIKRETVHLVNDAIDSINDFTVDVKDKVSDVIDQGKDLSESAKKEILKNLDHGQKVIEKQKKRLIEALGM
- the ftsH gene encoding ATP-dependent zinc metalloprotease FtsH — its product is MTEEKKSLADKLKSPQWRITIAVLVFFLFMYLWTVFLNLEGSRQHSISYSQFMAQLEAGNIRSVTIKDLQVTGDFIKEISVPLPDQKTTITMKKFQTFLPSFQGQELLKKLQDKNVIVDVEPSEKGSLLWQFLIGVLPWVIIIGVWILIMRRAQQVQGGPGGLFTFGASKAKLFDAKKVSVTFKDVAGMEKVKQELRETIEFLKDPSRFKRLGANVPRGVLLVGPPGTGKTLLARAVAGEAGVPFYSISGSEFIEMFVGVGASRVRDMFKKAKESQPSIIFIDEIDAVGRTRGAGLGGGHDEREQTLNQLLSAMDGFESHEEVIVLAATNRPDVLDPALLRPGRFDRHVVIDRPGLKERKAILEVHTGKKILADDVDLEKIARGTPGMTGADLENITNEAALIAIRRDKEKIDMSDFEEARDIILMGAVREETISDLEKRITAYHEAGHALVAWNLPGTDPIHKVSIIPRGMAMGVTQLLPEEDRHYYPKSYLMNRLSVALAGRVSEKIVFNDISSGAQNDLKEATMLAEKMVAQWGMSEKVGPLNLGRGEEHPFLGRELALPKRYSEEMAWLMDQEIRELITRAEAKAEEILATNRHILDNLADALIKDEVLERDNIARIIRESQ